The following coding sequences are from one Cyanobium sp. AMD-g window:
- a CDS encoding LL-diaminopimelate aminotransferase, producing MVQVNDSYLKLKAGYLFPEIARRVKAFSAAHPEAPVIRLGIGDVTEPLPAACREAMKQAIESMGTREGFHGYGPEQGYAWLREAIARHDFQSRGCEVSAEEIFVSDGSKCDSSNILDILGAGNRIAVTDPVYPVYVDSNVMAGRTGESDDGGRYGGLTYLPITAANGFVAPLPEQPVDLIYLCFPNNPTGAVATREQLKQWVDYALAHDALILFDAAYEAFITDPELPHSIYEIEGARRCAIEFRSFSKNAGFTGTRCAFTVVPRGLTGRSATGEPVELWGLWNRRQSTKFNGVSYIVQRGAEAVYSPEGQEQVRALVSFYMENAAIIRRELAAAGLQVYGGEQAPYVWIKTPDGLDSWGFFDHLLGKAHVVGTPGSGFGAAGEGYFRLSAFNSRANVDEAMRRIRAL from the coding sequence ATGGTTCAGGTCAACGACAGCTATCTCAAGCTCAAGGCGGGCTATCTGTTCCCCGAGATCGCCCGACGCGTCAAGGCCTTCAGCGCGGCCCATCCCGAGGCTCCCGTGATCCGCCTGGGCATCGGCGACGTCACCGAACCCCTGCCGGCAGCCTGCCGCGAGGCGATGAAGCAGGCCATCGAGTCCATGGGCACCCGGGAGGGCTTCCACGGCTACGGACCCGAGCAGGGCTACGCCTGGTTGCGGGAGGCCATCGCCCGCCACGACTTCCAGTCCCGCGGCTGCGAGGTGAGCGCCGAGGAGATCTTCGTCTCCGACGGCTCCAAGTGCGACAGCAGCAACATCCTCGACATCCTCGGGGCCGGCAACCGCATCGCCGTCACCGATCCGGTCTACCCGGTGTACGTGGACAGCAACGTGATGGCGGGCCGCACCGGCGAGTCCGACGACGGCGGACGCTACGGGGGACTCACCTACCTGCCGATCACCGCCGCCAACGGTTTTGTCGCCCCCCTGCCGGAGCAGCCGGTCGACCTGATCTACCTCTGCTTCCCCAACAACCCCACCGGCGCCGTTGCCACCCGGGAGCAGCTGAAGCAATGGGTGGACTACGCCCTGGCCCACGACGCCCTGATCCTGTTTGACGCCGCCTACGAGGCGTTCATCACCGATCCCGAGCTGCCCCACTCCATCTACGAGATCGAAGGGGCGCGACGCTGCGCGATCGAGTTCCGTTCCTTCTCCAAGAACGCCGGCTTCACCGGCACCCGCTGCGCCTTCACCGTGGTGCCCCGGGGGCTCACCGGCCGATCGGCGACCGGCGAACCGGTGGAGCTGTGGGGGCTCTGGAACCGGCGCCAGAGCACCAAGTTCAACGGGGTGAGCTACATCGTGCAGCGGGGGGCCGAGGCGGTGTACTCCCCGGAAGGCCAGGAGCAGGTGCGGGCCCTGGTGAGCTTCTACATGGAGAACGCGGCCATCATCCGCCGCGAACTGGCGGCCGCCGGGCTGCAGGTTTACGGCGGCGAGCAGGCCCCCTACGTGTGGATCAAGACCCCCGACGGACTGGATTCCTGGGGCTTCTTCGACCACCTGCTCGGCAAGGCCCACGTGGTGGGCACCCCCGGCAGCGGTTTCGGGGCCGCCGGGGAGGGCTATTTCCGCCTGTCGGCGTTCAACTCCCGCGCCAACGTCGACGAGGCGATGCGCCGGATTCGGGCTCTTTAG
- a CDS encoding methyltransferase domain-containing protein encodes MGGVLVAVLVALLWQRRSRTYLSPASVAAAYDRWTDDRLLERLWGEHVHLGHYGDPPEPRDFRAAKAAFVHELARWSGLDRLPPGSRVLDVGCGIGGSARILARDYGFEVLGISISPAQIARARELTPADLPDCRFAVMDALALDLPDGAADAGFDAVWSVEAGPHMPDKQRYADEMLRVLRPGGCLAVADWNRRDPAVAPMNRLERWVMRQLLDQWAHPEFASIPSLRRNLETSPWNRGQPISTADWTAATLPSWVDSIVEGVRRPGAVLGLGPRAVVQGLRETPTLLLMDWAFRTGLMQFGVFRGPLPPSDADQAPAVRASSLRRRGC; translated from the coding sequence ATGGGGGGTGTGCTTGTTGCGGTCCTGGTGGCCCTGCTCTGGCAGCGCCGCTCAAGGACCTACCTGTCACCGGCCAGCGTTGCCGCCGCCTACGACCGCTGGACGGACGACCGCCTGCTGGAGCGTCTGTGGGGCGAGCACGTGCATCTGGGGCATTACGGCGATCCTCCCGAACCGCGGGATTTCCGGGCCGCCAAGGCCGCCTTTGTGCACGAACTGGCCCGCTGGAGCGGCCTCGACCGTCTGCCCCCCGGCAGCCGGGTGCTGGATGTGGGCTGCGGCATCGGCGGCAGCGCCCGGATCCTGGCTCGGGACTACGGCTTCGAGGTGCTGGGCATCAGCATCAGTCCGGCCCAGATCGCCAGGGCACGGGAGCTCACACCCGCCGACCTGCCGGACTGCCGCTTCGCCGTCATGGACGCCCTGGCCCTGGATCTGCCGGACGGAGCGGCTGATGCGGGCTTTGACGCGGTCTGGAGCGTGGAGGCCGGCCCCCACATGCCCGACAAGCAACGCTACGCCGATGAGATGCTGCGAGTGCTGCGGCCGGGGGGCTGCCTGGCGGTGGCCGACTGGAACCGCCGCGATCCGGCCGTCGCCCCCATGAACCGGCTGGAGCGCTGGGTGATGCGCCAGCTGCTCGACCAGTGGGCCCATCCGGAATTCGCCAGCATTCCTTCCCTGAGGAGGAACCTCGAGACCAGCCCCTGGAACCGCGGCCAGCCGATCAGCACCGCGGACTGGACCGCGGCCACCCTGCCTTCATGGGTGGATTCCATCGTTGAGGGGGTGCGCCGCCCCGGGGCGGTGCTGGGTCTGGGGCCGCGGGCCGTGGTTCAGGGCCTGCGGGAAACCCCGACACTGCTGTTGATGGACTGGGCCTTCCGCACCGGTCTGATGCAGTTCGGCGTCTTCCGCGGCCCCTTGCCGCCCAGCGATGCTGACCAAGCCCCAGCGGTCAGGGCGTCTTCTCTTCGGCGGCGAGGTTGCTGA
- a CDS encoding TIGR03960 family B12-binding radical SAM protein, with protein MALTVAPIDFAALVDSSISRPARYLGNERGVEPRDWSAARVRWALTYPEVYEVGASNLGHVLLYSILNAVPGQLCDRAYLPAPDLAVRLRERNAPLFAVESHRPLAAFDILGFSLSYELGGTNILEMLDLAGIPIRAADRGDLPLDDPEAPPLIFAGGPTATGNPEPFAPFFDFLALGDGEELLPEIGLVVAEGRAAGLGRRALLRDLAEVPGVYVPSLYAPGPDGVSLLPLEPGLAPRIQRRTATPMPHYAMGLVPHIETVHDRLTVEIRRGCTRGCRFCQPGMLTRPARDVEPEAVIEAVEEGMLRTGYSDFSLLSLSCSDYLSLPAVGVELRNRLAEHNVSLTLPSQRVDRFDDSIAHILGGTRRAGLTFAPEAGTQRLRDIVNKGLTDAELLRGLRTAMENGYTRVKLYFMIGLPGETDADVLGIVDTCRALQQQCRDLGRLQLNLTISNFTPKPHTPFQWHSVSTAEFRRRQQLLRDALRPLRGLKTNFTDVRLSAVEDFVGRGDRRLAPVIEAAWRAGAGLDAWFESAERTHAAWTGAIEAAGLGGSYRALEMGGWSAAEAFATGDLEAFCRQPLPWDHIDSGVDKTWLAEDLRRALAAAVVPDCSFEGCSSCGVCGPELGHNVVIPAPPVPPPIPPRAPASERVCRLRFGFAKTGSLALISHLDTLRLLERALRRSGLPVSFTGGFHPLPRLQVALPLPLGVEGLGEWLDLDFAAPIDPETARQRLQAELSDELTLHSVQAVPLATPGLAQQIRAAHWRMALLPAPGQPAPVPSQWSAAIVALLEATTLPWQDQDKKGRPRQRDCRPYLLALRTVPQEDQLPGGAGLVLDLEAAVDPQGRSLRPEHLRHWLGASLGLPLVLGPVQRRCLRLDAC; from the coding sequence ATGGCCTTGACCGTTGCGCCGATCGACTTCGCCGCGCTGGTGGACAGCAGCATCTCCCGCCCGGCCCGCTATCTGGGCAACGAGCGGGGGGTGGAGCCCCGGGACTGGTCGGCCGCTCGGGTGCGCTGGGCCCTCACCTATCCGGAGGTCTACGAGGTCGGCGCCAGCAACCTGGGCCACGTGCTGCTCTATTCCATCCTCAACGCCGTCCCCGGCCAGCTCTGCGACCGCGCCTACCTGCCGGCGCCCGATCTGGCGGTCCGGCTGCGGGAGCGGAACGCGCCCCTGTTCGCGGTGGAAAGCCACCGCCCCCTGGCCGCCTTCGACATCCTCGGCTTCAGCCTTAGCTACGAGCTGGGCGGCACCAACATCCTCGAGATGCTGGATCTGGCCGGCATCCCGATCCGTGCCGCCGACCGGGGCGACCTTCCCTTGGACGACCCGGAGGCCCCGCCGCTGATCTTCGCCGGCGGACCCACCGCCACCGGTAACCCCGAGCCCTTCGCGCCGTTCTTCGATTTCCTGGCCCTGGGGGACGGCGAGGAACTGCTGCCCGAGATCGGCCTGGTGGTGGCCGAGGGTCGCGCTGCCGGCCTGGGCCGCCGGGCTCTGCTGCGGGACCTGGCCGAGGTGCCGGGGGTCTACGTCCCGTCCCTGTATGCGCCTGGGCCCGATGGGGTGAGCCTGCTGCCGCTGGAGCCCGGCCTGGCCCCCCGGATCCAGCGGCGCACCGCCACCCCCATGCCCCACTACGCCATGGGCCTGGTTCCCCACATCGAAACCGTCCACGACCGGCTCACCGTCGAGATCCGCCGTGGCTGCACCCGTGGCTGCCGCTTCTGCCAGCCGGGGATGCTGACGCGCCCGGCCCGGGATGTGGAGCCCGAGGCGGTCATCGAGGCGGTGGAGGAGGGCATGCTGCGCACCGGCTACAGCGACTTCTCCCTGCTGTCGCTCAGCTGCAGCGATTACCTGTCCCTGCCGGCGGTGGGGGTGGAGCTGCGCAACCGGCTGGCGGAGCACAACGTCAGTCTCACCCTGCCCAGCCAGCGGGTCGACCGTTTTGACGATTCCATCGCCCACATCCTTGGCGGCACCCGCCGGGCCGGGCTCACCTTCGCCCCCGAAGCCGGCACCCAGCGCCTGCGGGACATCGTCAACAAGGGGCTCACGGACGCCGAACTGCTGCGCGGCCTCCGCACCGCCATGGAGAACGGCTACACCCGGGTGAAGCTCTATTTCATGATCGGCCTGCCGGGCGAGACCGACGCCGATGTGCTCGGCATCGTCGACACCTGCCGCGCGTTGCAGCAGCAGTGCCGCGATCTGGGCCGGCTGCAGCTCAACCTGACGATCAGCAACTTCACCCCCAAGCCCCACACGCCGTTCCAGTGGCACAGCGTGTCGACGGCGGAATTCCGACGCCGGCAGCAGCTGCTGCGCGACGCCCTGCGGCCCCTGCGGGGCCTCAAGACCAACTTCACCGACGTTCGCCTGTCGGCGGTGGAGGACTTCGTGGGCCGCGGCGACCGGCGGCTGGCACCCGTGATCGAGGCGGCCTGGCGGGCGGGAGCCGGGCTGGATGCCTGGTTCGAATCGGCCGAGCGCACCCATGCCGCCTGGACCGGCGCCATCGAGGCGGCTGGCCTGGGGGGCTCCTACCGCGCCCTGGAGATGGGCGGCTGGAGTGCGGCGGAGGCCTTCGCCACCGGCGATCTCGAGGCCTTCTGCCGTCAGCCCCTCCCCTGGGACCACATCGATTCCGGCGTCGACAAGACCTGGCTGGCTGAGGACCTGCGTCGGGCCCTGGCGGCGGCGGTGGTGCCGGATTGTTCCTTCGAGGGCTGCAGCAGCTGCGGCGTCTGCGGCCCTGAGCTGGGCCACAACGTGGTGATCCCGGCGCCCCCTGTTCCGCCGCCGATCCCGCCACGGGCTCCTGCCAGCGAAAGGGTCTGCCGGCTGCGCTTCGGCTTCGCCAAGACCGGCTCCCTGGCCCTGATCAGCCACCTGGACACGCTGCGCCTGCTGGAGCGAGCCCTGCGGCGCAGCGGCCTGCCGGTGAGCTTCACGGGCGGATTCCACCCCCTGCCGCGGCTGCAGGTGGCGCTGCCCCTGCCCCTGGGGGTGGAGGGCCTGGGCGAGTGGCTCGACCTCGACTTCGCCGCCCCGATCGATCCGGAGACGGCCCGCCAGCGCCTGCAGGCGGAACTCAGCGACGAGCTGACCTTGCATTCGGTCCAGGCCGTGCCCCTGGCGACCCCTGGCCTGGCCCAGCAGATCCGCGCCGCCCACTGGCGGATGGCCCTGCTGCCGGCGCCCGGTCAGCCGGCTCCGGTGCCGTCCCAGTGGTCGGCCGCCATCGTTGCGCTGCTGGAGGCCACCACCCTGCCCTGGCAGGACCAGGACAAGAAGGGCCGCCCCCGCCAGCGGGACTGCCGCCCCTACCTGCTCGCCCTCCGGACGGTGCCTCAGGAGGACCAGTTGCCAGGAGGGGCGGGGTTGGTGCTGGATCTGGAGGCCGCCGTGGATCCCCAGGGCCGCAGCCTGCGTCCCGAACATCTGCGCCATTGGCTGGGTGCGTCGCTGGGCCTGCCCCTGGTGCTGGGGCCGGTCCAGCGCCGTTGCCTTCGGCTGGACGCATGCTAA
- the rpsJ gene encoding 30S ribosomal protein S10 yields MTASIPQQKIRIRLKAFDRRMLDLSCEKIIETADHTAATAIGPIPLPTKRKIYCVLRSPHVDKDSREHFETRTHRRIIDIYSPSSKTIDALMKLDLPSGVDIEVKL; encoded by the coding sequence ATGACCGCTTCCATCCCCCAGCAGAAGATCCGCATCCGCCTGAAGGCCTTCGATCGCCGCATGCTGGATCTCTCCTGCGAAAAAATCATCGAGACTGCCGATCACACCGCTGCCACGGCGATCGGTCCGATCCCCCTGCCCACCAAGCGCAAGATCTACTGCGTGCTGCGCTCGCCTCACGTCGACAAGGATTCCCGTGAGCACTTCGAGACCCGCACCCATCGCCGGATCATCGACATCTACAGCCCCAGCTCCAAGACCATCGACGCCCTGATGAAGCTCGACCTGCCCAGTGGTGTGGACATCGAGGTCAAGCTCTGA
- a CDS encoding LON peptidase substrate-binding domain-containing protein: MTDLAVRELPLFPLPDVVLFPQEVLPLHIFEPRYRMMLRTAMSEDRRFGVVRWDPQSKRMAEVGCCAEILHCQVQDDDRSNIVTMGQQRFRVLDIVRDTPFRVGMVSWIEDTVSESHEELETLTSTVTRALRDVVDLTGKLIGKPSSLPADLPDLPRELSFWIGAHLGGPVADHQQALLEITDTGERLRQEYELLDQTRRQLAARTVLKDTFSNLGDDDNEA, from the coding sequence GTGACTGATCTGGCCGTCAGGGAATTGCCCCTGTTTCCCCTGCCTGATGTGGTGCTCTTCCCCCAGGAGGTGTTGCCTCTTCACATCTTTGAGCCGCGGTATCGCATGATGCTGCGCACGGCGATGTCCGAGGATCGGCGCTTTGGCGTGGTGCGCTGGGACCCCCAGAGCAAACGCATGGCGGAAGTGGGCTGTTGCGCCGAGATCCTCCACTGCCAGGTCCAGGACGACGACCGCAGCAACATCGTCACGATGGGCCAGCAGCGCTTCCGGGTCCTCGACATCGTGCGCGATACGCCCTTCCGGGTGGGCATGGTCAGCTGGATCGAGGACACCGTGAGCGAGAGCCACGAGGAGCTCGAGACGCTCACCAGCACGGTCACCCGGGCCCTCAGGGACGTCGTCGACCTCACCGGCAAGCTGATCGGCAAGCCCTCGTCGCTGCCCGCCGACCTGCCTGATCTGCCGCGGGAACTCTCCTTCTGGATCGGCGCCCACCTCGGCGGGCCGGTGGCCGATCACCAGCAGGCCCTGCTGGAGATCACCGACACCGGCGAACGCCTGCGCCAGGAATACGAACTGCTGGACCAGACCCGGCGGCAACTGGCGGCCCGCACCGTCCTCAAGGACACCTTCTCCAACCTCGGCGACGACGACAACGAGGCCTGA
- the clpS gene encoding ATP-dependent Clp protease adapter ClpS, with protein sequence MPMTNPAATETPTRSPGGAAVIEKAPERVRKTSPRYKVLLHNDPVNSMEYVVNTLRQVVPSLSEQDAIAVMLEAHNTGVGLVIVCDLEPAEFYSETLKAKGLTSTIEPEA encoded by the coding sequence ATGCCCATGACCAACCCGGCGGCGACCGAAACCCCCACCCGATCCCCGGGGGGCGCCGCCGTGATCGAGAAGGCGCCGGAGCGGGTGCGCAAGACCTCGCCCCGCTACAAGGTGCTGCTTCACAACGATCCCGTGAACAGCATGGAATACGTGGTCAACACCCTGCGCCAGGTGGTGCCCTCCCTGAGCGAGCAGGATGCCATCGCCGTGATGCTGGAAGCCCATAACACCGGCGTGGGACTGGTGATCGTCTGCGATCTGGAGCCGGCGGAGTTCTACAGCGAAACCCTCAAGGCCAAGGGCCTCACCAGCACGATCGAACCGGAGGCCTGA
- the pheA gene encoding prephenate dehydratase, translated as MRLAFLGPVGTYGEQAAQRLAGLEGLEGVAFVPQQGIRAVIRALAEGDCELAVVPVENSVEGGVTSCLDALWEHPDLAVARALVLPIRHALLGSGPLEGISEVLSHPQALAQCSLWLGEQLPQALQLPTSSTAEAARLVRGSRFRGAIASLEAAAEHGLEVLAYPINDVPGNCTRFLLLRRGERSQRGPYASLAFSLHSNRPGALLESLGCFARQGLNMSRIESRPSKREMGEYIFFVDLELPEGAAPLEGAIADLTPLCEHLALFGAYPLSNLAAEEKTP; from the coding sequence ATGCGCCTTGCCTTTCTCGGTCCCGTCGGCACTTACGGCGAGCAGGCGGCGCAGCGACTGGCGGGCCTGGAGGGCCTGGAAGGCGTCGCGTTCGTGCCCCAGCAGGGTATCCGCGCTGTGATCCGGGCCCTGGCCGAAGGGGATTGCGAACTGGCGGTGGTGCCGGTGGAGAACTCCGTCGAGGGGGGTGTCACCAGCTGTCTGGATGCCCTTTGGGAGCACCCGGACCTGGCGGTGGCCCGGGCCCTGGTGTTGCCCATCCGCCATGCGCTGCTGGGCAGTGGTCCGCTGGAGGGGATCAGTGAGGTGCTCTCCCACCCCCAGGCCCTGGCCCAGTGCAGCCTGTGGCTGGGGGAACAGCTGCCCCAGGCGTTGCAGCTGCCCACCAGTTCCACCGCCGAGGCGGCGCGGCTGGTGCGGGGCAGCCGCTTCCGGGGCGCCATCGCGTCGCTGGAGGCGGCCGCCGAGCACGGCCTGGAGGTGCTGGCCTACCCGATCAATGACGTACCTGGCAACTGCACCCGCTTCCTGCTCCTTCGGCGCGGGGAACGCTCCCAACGGGGTCCCTACGCCAGCCTCGCGTTCTCGCTCCACTCCAACCGCCCCGGGGCCCTGTTGGAGTCGCTGGGCTGTTTCGCCCGGCAGGGGCTGAACATGAGCCGCATCGAGTCGCGCCCCTCGAAGCGGGAAATGGGCGAGTACATCTTCTTCGTCGATCTTGAACTGCCCGAGGGTGCCGCCCCGCTGGAGGGGGCGATCGCCGATCTGACCCCCCTCTGTGAACACCTGGCCCTGTTCGGTGCCTACCCCCTCAGCAACCTCGCCGCCGAAGAGAAGACGCCCTGA
- a CDS encoding DUF1997 domain-containing protein, which translates to MSLAFSASQQLDLPVVSEADRLPAYLDDEQRVVQALLDPKQLEPLGPGRYRYTVSQVKVFQLRIQPVVELQVVRRNGRLELEAVDCQLEGLGLVEDFRLGLCSWLAAADGGLTGEASLSVTVSRPTLLQLIPPKVLEATGRSVLGGILLGIRTRVSQQLLGDFQRWCRSS; encoded by the coding sequence ATGTCTCTGGCCTTCAGCGCCAGCCAGCAACTTGACCTTCCAGTGGTCAGTGAAGCGGATCGCTTGCCCGCCTACCTGGACGACGAGCAACGGGTGGTGCAGGCCCTGCTTGACCCGAAGCAGCTCGAACCGCTCGGCCCGGGCCGCTACCGCTACACGGTGAGCCAGGTGAAGGTGTTCCAGCTCCGGATCCAGCCCGTGGTGGAGCTGCAGGTCGTGCGCCGCAACGGGCGGCTGGAGCTGGAGGCCGTCGACTGCCAGCTCGAGGGGCTGGGACTGGTGGAGGATTTCCGCCTTGGCCTCTGCTCCTGGCTTGCCGCGGCCGACGGCGGCCTCACCGGCGAAGCCAGTCTTTCGGTGACCGTGAGCCGCCCCACCCTGCTGCAACTGATCCCCCCGAAGGTGCTGGAGGCCACGGGCCGCTCGGTGCTCGGCGGCATCCTGCTGGGCATCAGGACCCGGGTGAGTCAGCAGTTGCTGGGGGACTTCCAGCGCTGGTGCCGATCGAGCTGA
- a CDS encoding ribonuclease HII encodes MPRTDPHGPDALGSPEASVWGGLDPSSCAGVDEVGRGSLFGPVFAAAVVLPAAALAPLVAAGLNDSKRLSARRRQALVPLLRQHALAWALGQASASEIDRWGLRLATEWAMLRALQRLPRPPLLLLVDGVLPLRPWPGPQTALVRGDGRCAAIAAASVLAKQERDALLARLALRHPGYGLERHAGYGTLQHRQAILRLGPTPLHRRSFLSSIGTSAGSPPATADSPGS; translated from the coding sequence CTGCCTCGGACTGATCCGCACGGTCCTGACGCCCTCGGGAGCCCCGAGGCGTCGGTCTGGGGAGGGCTCGATCCCTCCTCCTGCGCCGGGGTCGACGAAGTCGGCCGGGGCAGCCTGTTTGGGCCTGTGTTCGCGGCGGCCGTGGTGCTGCCGGCGGCGGCCCTCGCTCCCCTGGTGGCGGCAGGTCTGAACGACAGCAAGAGACTGTCTGCCAGACGCCGGCAGGCCCTGGTTCCCCTGCTGCGCCAGCACGCGCTGGCCTGGGCCCTGGGGCAGGCCAGCGCCAGTGAAATCGACCGCTGGGGTCTGCGCCTGGCCACCGAATGGGCGATGCTGCGGGCGTTGCAGCGGCTGCCCCGGCCGCCCCTGCTGCTGCTGGTGGATGGGGTGCTGCCCCTGAGGCCGTGGCCCGGACCCCAGACCGCCCTGGTGCGGGGTGATGGTCGCTGCGCGGCGATCGCCGCCGCCAGCGTGCTGGCCAAGCAGGAACGGGATGCCCTGCTGGCCCGACTGGCCCTGCGCCATCCCGGCTACGGACTGGAGCGCCATGCCGGCTATGGGACGCTCCAGCACCGGCAGGCGATCCTGCGGCTGGGTCCCACCCCCCTGCACCGCCGCAGTTTCCTCAGCTCGATCGGCACCAGCGCTGGAAGTCCCCCAGCAACTGCTGACTCACCCGGGTCCTGA
- a CDS encoding Rne/Rng family ribonuclease, which produces MPQQIVIAEQLRIAAVLNDERVDELIVAQGRYQIGDVYLGTVENVLPGIDAAFVNIGESEKNGFIHITDLGPLRLRKGGAGITELLEPRQKVLVQVMKEPTGTKGPRLTGNLSLPGRFLVLQPHGQGVNISRRINGENERNRLRALGVLIKPPGAGLLIRTEAEDVSEDMLIDDLEGLLRQWESIQQAAETASPPVLLNRDEDFIHRVLRDLYSPDVLRVVVDSADAVARVNAFLGSDQANLLVEHHGESTEILEHYRVNAAIRDALKPRVDLPSGGYVIIEPTEALTVIDVNSGSFTRSANARETVLWTNCEAAVEIARQLKLRNIGGVVIIDFIDMESRRDQLQLLEHFTQASRDDTARPQIAQLTELGLVELTRKRQGQNIYELFGRACPSCGGLGHVAVLPGKDTLQPLATVSGLVRSAASARAEVASPATGGGEVGGSGRRRRGGRGGRGSDGAEAPAASGFAEGVGNGVAAVSVSQETLPSTDAPQRRQEPEVLAVPMDAEQELVYGWMGLSPALLLDPIPSGESLMVRVVRPDADPEAVIEEARQQLAASGSRRRRRGRNGEGRSGTGEASEPAEVFDAPDVSVASEVPEHHEEIPILAITPAPFESEAVAEPAERVSVALPSRRSPGRATPVAAPVPVAAEAATSEASEPRRRRRRSSASD; this is translated from the coding sequence ATGCCCCAGCAGATCGTCATCGCTGAGCAGTTGCGGATCGCCGCAGTGCTCAACGACGAACGCGTCGATGAACTGATCGTCGCCCAGGGTCGCTATCAGATCGGCGACGTCTACCTCGGCACCGTTGAAAACGTGTTGCCCGGGATCGATGCGGCGTTCGTCAACATCGGCGAAAGCGAGAAGAACGGCTTCATCCACATCACCGACCTCGGCCCGCTGCGCCTGAGGAAGGGAGGCGCCGGCATCACCGAGTTGCTCGAGCCCAGGCAGAAGGTGCTCGTCCAGGTGATGAAGGAGCCCACGGGCACCAAGGGGCCGCGGCTCACCGGCAATCTCTCCCTGCCGGGCCGCTTCCTGGTGCTCCAGCCCCATGGCCAGGGTGTCAACATTTCCCGGCGCATCAACGGTGAGAACGAGCGCAACCGGTTGCGGGCCCTTGGTGTGCTGATCAAGCCCCCTGGGGCCGGCCTGCTGATCCGCACCGAGGCCGAGGACGTCAGCGAAGACATGCTGATCGACGACCTCGAGGGTCTGCTGCGTCAGTGGGAGTCGATCCAGCAGGCCGCCGAGACGGCCTCGCCGCCGGTGCTGCTCAACCGCGACGAGGACTTCATCCACCGGGTGCTGCGCGATCTCTACAGCCCCGATGTGCTGCGGGTGGTCGTCGACAGCGCCGATGCGGTGGCGCGGGTCAACGCTTTCCTCGGCTCCGACCAGGCCAATCTCCTGGTGGAGCACCACGGCGAATCCACCGAGATCCTCGAGCACTACCGGGTCAACGCGGCCATTCGCGATGCCCTCAAGCCCCGGGTGGATCTCCCCTCCGGCGGCTACGTGATCATCGAGCCCACCGAGGCCCTGACGGTCATCGACGTCAACTCCGGATCGTTCACCCGTTCGGCCAACGCCCGCGAGACGGTGCTGTGGACCAACTGCGAGGCGGCGGTGGAGATCGCCCGCCAGCTGAAGCTGCGCAACATCGGCGGCGTGGTGATCATCGACTTCATCGACATGGAGTCCCGCCGCGACCAGTTGCAATTGCTGGAACACTTCACCCAGGCCTCCCGCGACGACACGGCCCGGCCCCAGATCGCCCAGCTCACCGAACTCGGCCTGGTGGAGCTGACCCGCAAACGCCAGGGTCAGAACATCTACGAACTGTTCGGCCGGGCCTGCCCCAGTTGTGGGGGCCTGGGCCATGTGGCCGTGCTTCCCGGCAAGGACACCCTTCAGCCCCTGGCCACGGTCTCCGGCCTGGTGCGCTCGGCGGCTTCGGCCCGGGCGGAAGTGGCCAGCCCCGCCACTGGGGGTGGTGAGGTCGGCGGCAGTGGCCGGAGGCGGCGTGGCGGTCGTGGCGGCCGCGGTTCCGACGGGGCTGAGGCCCCGGCGGCAAGTGGGTTCGCCGAGGGCGTTGGCAACGGTGTCGCCGCCGTGTCTGTCTCCCAGGAGACCCTCCCCTCCACCGATGCACCCCAGCGCCGCCAGGAGCCCGAAGTGCTGGCCGTGCCGATGGACGCGGAGCAGGAGCTGGTCTATGGCTGGATGGGCCTGAGTCCGGCGCTGTTGCTCGATCCGATCCCCTCGGGGGAGAGCCTGATGGTGCGTGTCGTCCGCCCGGACGCTGATCCGGAAGCCGTCATCGAGGAAGCCCGCCAGCAGCTGGCCGCCAGCGGCTCCCGTCGCCGCCGCCGCGGCAGGAACGGCGAAGGCCGCAGTGGTACCGGCGAAGCCTCGGAGCCTGCCGAGGTCTTCGACGCCCCCGACGTCTCCGTCGCCTCAGAGGTCCCCGAGCACCACGAGGAGATTCCCATCCTGGCGATCACACCGGCACCGTTCGAATCCGAAGCCGTCGCCGAGCCCGCTGAACGCGTCAGCGTGGCGCTGCCCAGCCGTCGTTCCCCTGGCAGGGCCACACCGGTCGCGGCCCCGGTTCCGGTGGCGGCCGAGGCGGCCACCAGTGAGGCCAGCGAACCGCGTCGTCGCCGGCGCCGTTCCTCTGCCTCGGACTGA